The Ranitomeya imitator isolate aRanImi1 chromosome 8, aRanImi1.pri, whole genome shotgun sequence genome window below encodes:
- the TMEM53 gene encoding transmembrane protein 53, with amino-acid sequence MPDTDMDYTIVLPEPALQGCQWDQQREPVVILLGWGGCKDKNLEKYSSIYHQEGCVVIRYTAAWRTVFFAESFGLSSLREQARRLLELLYDYEIDQNPIVFHVFSNGGFMLYRYMVELLHSHRQFGRLHVVGTIFDSAPGNRNVLGSVRALSTVLRPRTSPPLRYLALLLFAVLVFILRVLLYPATRFLHENHYDAMKSDPSLWPQLYLYSHSDAIIAHRDIENMVDSRRRRRLPTRSVAFENSEHVCHYRRYPESYAAICRSFLRDCVVKASRSAFSSEIPSF; translated from the exons ATGCCCGATACAGACATGGATTATACGATCGTGCTGCCGGAGCCGGCGCTGCAGG GTTGTCAGtgggaccagcagagggagccagtGGTGATTCTTCTCGGATGGGGAGGATGTAAGGACAAGAACCTAGAGAAGTACAGCTCCATCTATCACCAGGAA GGCTGTGTTGTGATCAGATACACGGCTGCCTGGCGCACCGTCTTTTTTGCGGAGTCCTTCGGCCTCAGCTCTCTTCGGGAGCAGGCGAGGAGGCTCCTGGAGCTCCTGTATGACTACGAGATAGATCAGAATCCCATTGTGTTCCACGTGTTCAGTAATGGCGGCTTCATGCTGTACCGCTACATGGTGGAGCTGCTGCACTCCCACCGCCAGTTCGGCAGACTCCATGTGGTCGGCACCATCTTTGACAGCGCTCCTGGAAACCGCAATGTCCTTGGATCGGTGCGAGCGCTGAGCACAGTCCTTAGACCCCGCACCAGCCCCCCGCTGCGCTACCTGGCGCTGCTGTTATTTGCCGTCTTGGTGTTTATTTTGAgggtcctgctgtatcccgccacacgattcctgcatgaaaatcattacGACGCCATGAAGAGCGACCCGTCCCTGTGGCCGCAGCTCTACCTCTACTCCCACAGTGACGCCATAATCGCACACCGCGACATTGAGAACATGGTCGATAGTAGGCGACGCCGGCGGCTGCCCACGCGGTCTGTGGCCTTTGAGAATTCGGAGCACGTGTGCCATTATCGCAGATATCCGGAGTCGTACGCCGCCATCTGCCGCTCCTTCCTCAGAGACTGCGTCGTCAAAGCGTCCCGCTCCGCGTTCAGCAGCGAGATCCCCTCCTTTTAG